One window from the genome of Candidatus Chlorohelix allophototropha encodes:
- a CDS encoding acyl--CoA ligase family protein, which translates to MDNQKVYRTELNPLQFVRRSALVFPDKIAVVHGQRRYTYKQFEERVYRLANGLRAAGLQKHDRVAFLCPNIPALLDAHFGVPAAGGILVAINTRLSAPEIGYILQHSGSKYLFVDRELRGLVMDEYLEGVQVVVVEDTGEPGDGYEDFLAASSAEPTVSWLEDEEETISINYTSGTTGRPKGVMYTYRGAFLNALGEVIETGMNFNSVYLWTLPMFHCNGWCFTWAVTSVSGTHVCLRKVDPDLIWDLFEKEGVTHYNGAPTVQISLVNHPKAKPMDRQITVTVAGAPPSPTILGQLKALNFRPIHVYGLTETYGPFTICEWHPEWSELSSEDQAQKMARQGLSYLTYDNVRIVDGEMGDVPANADVMGEVVMRGNGVMKGYFEQPEATEEAFKGGWFHSGDIGVRHPDDYIELRDRKKDIIISGGENISTIEVEQTIAKHPAVLEVAVVAIPDEKWGERPKAFVTLKPGQSVTAQEIIAFCKQHLASFKAPASVEFGELPKTSTGKVQKFVLREKEWGNKNKRVN; encoded by the coding sequence GTGGATAATCAGAAGGTTTACCGCACCGAGCTTAACCCGCTACAATTTGTGCGTCGCAGTGCGCTTGTGTTTCCCGATAAAATTGCAGTAGTTCACGGGCAACGCCGCTACACCTATAAACAGTTTGAAGAAAGAGTCTATCGGCTGGCTAACGGATTGCGCGCTGCCGGATTGCAAAAGCACGATCGAGTTGCCTTTCTGTGTCCCAATATACCAGCCCTATTAGATGCACATTTTGGAGTACCGGCGGCAGGCGGTATTTTGGTAGCCATTAATACCCGGTTGAGCGCACCTGAAATCGGCTACATCTTGCAACACTCCGGTTCGAAATACCTTTTTGTGGATCGCGAATTGCGCGGGTTGGTGATGGACGAATATTTAGAGGGCGTACAGGTAGTAGTAGTGGAGGATACGGGCGAACCGGGCGACGGCTACGAGGATTTTCTTGCCGCTTCCTCAGCCGAGCCTACAGTTAGTTGGCTTGAGGACGAAGAAGAAACCATCTCCATTAACTATACTTCCGGCACAACCGGACGGCCCAAAGGGGTGATGTACACCTATCGCGGCGCCTTCCTGAATGCTCTGGGCGAGGTCATCGAAACCGGCATGAACTTTAACTCGGTTTATCTGTGGACACTGCCCATGTTCCATTGCAACGGTTGGTGCTTCACTTGGGCGGTTACCTCCGTTTCAGGCACACATGTTTGCTTGCGCAAGGTTGACCCTGATCTTATCTGGGATTTGTTCGAGAAGGAAGGCGTGACCCACTACAACGGCGCTCCTACCGTACAAATCAGTCTGGTCAATCACCCAAAGGCAAAACCGATGGATCGCCAAATTACCGTAACAGTGGCAGGTGCGCCACCTTCGCCCACCATTCTAGGACAATTGAAGGCACTCAACTTCCGCCCCATCCATGTGTACGGCTTGACCGAAACCTACGGACCGTTCACCATCTGCGAGTGGCATCCCGAATGGAGCGAGTTGTCATCGGAAGATCAAGCACAAAAAATGGCAAGGCAGGGGCTTAGCTATCTGACCTACGATAATGTGCGCATTGTGGATGGCGAGATGGGCGATGTTCCAGCGAACGCCGATGTAATGGGCGAAGTGGTGATGCGCGGCAACGGGGTGATGAAAGGCTATTTCGAGCAGCCCGAAGCAACTGAGGAAGCCTTCAAAGGTGGTTGGTTCCACTCCGGTGATATTGGAGTGCGCCACCCGGATGATTACATCGAACTGCGCGACCGCAAGAAAGACATTATCATTTCCGGCGGCGAGAACATTTCAACTATCGAGGTGGAACAGACTATTGCCAAACATCCGGCGGTGCTAGAAGTAGCGGTAGTGGCGATTCCGGATGAGAAGTGGGGTGAACGTCCAAAAGCCTTCGTGACACTCAAACCGGGACAGAGCGTGACAGCGCAAGAAATAATCGCTTTCTGCAAGCAGCACCTTGCCAGTTTCAAAGCGCCCGCTTCGGTTGAGTTCGGCGAACTGCCCAAAACTTCCACCGGGAAGGTGCAAAAGTTTGTGCTACGCGAGAAAGAGTGGGGCAACAAGAACAAGCGCGTGAACTAA
- a CDS encoding PAS domain S-box protein, which produces MPDTRQPIDKESPLNHSNATNGMVLPNMLDNLRAAVLMLDSGWQICYLNQSAANLLECNAAELIGKNFWSALPHFGVPHFEQHFRQTLQEQTSAHFVKYYSPLQTYLAVQIYPAADSLLVFLQKDASKEFVTPESPQPQEVSRASEQSLVEVTQRTLAILESISDAFYSLDTEERFIYVNNKTEQLWHKSREELLGKCIWDVFPQMVGLQPYQHMRQALTEQIPAGFEIYSEHIKQWVDVSVYPTSAGISVYFRDVTERKLIERALQESEAKFSKIFQTSPVATLISTRGEGRILDVNNTTLELLNYSREEMVGSTFAALNMWAAPETRMQLAEIIRKEGHVHGVEIPLKRKKGEIIYVLASVEFVELYGEPVMLSQLQDITALKNATQAQAQLASIVECSEDAIIGKTLDGIIQSWNGGATRMYGYTAEEMIGKSINFLVTPDRTNEIPGLLESIRQGEHLAHYETVRRCKNGTNIDVSLTLSPLRDSSGNIIGASAISHDITARKRLEEALYRSEARFQAFMDNSPMLAWITDVAGGFRYVNKPFARMTGYEKERVIGKTVLELYPEEMAKQYRLDNLKVFETDKSLEVQERYIRGDGSMGYALTNKFPLRDSSNPPLIGGVAIDITERVQAEEALQLSEERYRLLAENSLDIISTNLPDGTFQYISPACRRILGYEPEELTGRSMFDLFHPDELYPITEIVKQVVEKPGKAIAIFRYRHKNGHYVWLESTSQVIIDPASGRSLYTVNVGRDVTERVEAEEALRQSEGRYRLLARNLPNSAVLVFDRDMRYLVAEGGALAPNRFTNQVIEGKTIHEVLPPEAVARLLPHYQAALAGIESTFEDYYNEQVFLVRAVPIKDEQGKIINGMVLSQDITELKHAEQSLAAEKERLSVTLRSIGDAVITTDLEGRITLINRIAEELTGWNHAEAIGQSLDKVFCLLDEETRQRRPSPLRETLNTGHVILMQNNTLLIARDGVERIIMDSCAPIRDRQSNIIGVVLVFRDVTSQLRLEQEVQKAAKLESLGVFAGGLAHDFNNLLTGITGYLDLSKYYLENSESQQNVELNDFIDQAQAATLRARELTIQLLTFAKGGRPVKKTVALAQVIEEATRFILHGTNVKAVFELPEDLFQIEADVGQLGQVIHNLVLNAVQAMPQGGIITISARNVQIDEDTLLGLKAGSYVQISFRDEGAGINSENLSKIFDPYFTTKKSGNGLGLSVCHSIIRQHSGHIEVESVVGKGTIFTIYLPASIQQPETSGSFAKPVMSYTRSTTPMRILIMDDEELLRNMARRILLRLGHTVGVAEDGEEAYRLYRAALEAGQPFDVVLLDLTIPGGMGGKETMVKLLELDPHVTAVVCSGYSNDPIMSDYKQYGFKEVLPKPYHMEDLNKLLDKLAEETHHTDSDNAN; this is translated from the coding sequence ATGCCAGATACACGCCAACCGATTGACAAAGAATCGCCTCTAAACCACTCCAACGCTACTAACGGAATGGTATTACCTAATATGTTGGATAATTTACGAGCTGCCGTTCTAATGCTAGATTCCGGTTGGCAAATTTGCTACCTCAATCAATCTGCCGCTAACCTGTTGGAGTGTAACGCCGCCGAGCTAATCGGGAAAAACTTTTGGAGTGCGTTGCCACACTTTGGCGTACCACACTTTGAGCAGCACTTCCGGCAAACTCTGCAAGAGCAGACCTCCGCCCATTTTGTGAAATACTATTCTCCGTTGCAAACTTATCTGGCTGTGCAAATTTATCCTGCCGCTGATTCTCTATTGGTTTTTCTCCAGAAAGATGCTAGCAAAGAGTTTGTTACACCGGAAAGTCCTCAGCCGCAAGAAGTATCGAGAGCATCTGAGCAGTCTTTGGTAGAGGTTACTCAGCGCACTTTGGCTATTCTGGAAAGCATCAGTGACGCTTTCTACTCGTTGGACACCGAAGAGCGGTTTATCTATGTGAATAACAAAACCGAACAACTTTGGCATAAATCCCGTGAAGAGTTGCTCGGCAAATGCATCTGGGATGTATTTCCGCAGATGGTTGGTTTACAGCCTTATCAGCATATGCGCCAAGCTTTAACCGAGCAGATTCCGGCTGGGTTTGAAATTTATTCTGAACATATCAAACAATGGGTGGATGTTAGTGTTTACCCTACAAGCGCTGGGATTTCGGTTTACTTCCGGGATGTCACCGAGCGCAAGTTGATCGAGAGAGCTTTGCAGGAGAGCGAGGCAAAATTCTCCAAAATATTCCAAACCAGCCCGGTAGCGACTCTTATTTCCACTAGGGGGGAAGGGCGTATTCTCGATGTTAATAACACTACCCTAGAGCTTTTAAATTATAGCAGAGAAGAAATGGTCGGCTCTACCTTTGCCGCACTGAATATGTGGGCTGCCCCTGAAACCAGAATGCAACTTGCAGAGATTATCCGTAAAGAGGGTCATGTTCATGGGGTTGAAATTCCTCTAAAGCGCAAGAAGGGGGAAATAATTTACGTACTGGCTTCCGTGGAGTTTGTAGAACTGTACGGAGAACCCGTGATGCTATCCCAACTTCAAGATATTACCGCGCTCAAAAATGCCACGCAAGCGCAGGCGCAGTTGGCTTCCATCGTGGAATGTTCCGAGGATGCCATTATCGGTAAAACGTTGGATGGAATAATTCAAAGCTGGAATGGCGGCGCAACCAGAATGTATGGTTATACCGCTGAGGAAATGATCGGTAAATCTATCAATTTTCTGGTTACCCCGGATCGCACCAATGAAATACCTGGATTGCTGGAGTCGATACGGCAAGGTGAGCATCTTGCCCACTATGAGACAGTGCGTCGGTGCAAGAACGGCACTAATATTGATGTTTCGCTAACTCTTTCGCCGTTGAGGGATAGTTCTGGAAATATCATTGGAGCTTCTGCTATCTCCCACGATATAACCGCACGCAAACGGTTAGAGGAAGCGCTATACCGAAGCGAGGCGCGTTTCCAAGCTTTTATGGACAATAGCCCAATGCTCGCTTGGATAACGGATGTTGCAGGGGGGTTTCGCTATGTAAACAAACCTTTCGCCCGCATGACCGGGTATGAAAAGGAGCGGGTTATAGGTAAAACTGTCCTCGAATTATACCCTGAAGAAATGGCGAAACAGTACCGATTAGACAACCTGAAAGTTTTTGAAACCGATAAATCGCTTGAAGTACAAGAGCGTTATATACGGGGGGATGGTTCTATGGGGTACGCGCTGACTAATAAATTTCCCCTCCGTGATTCATCCAACCCGCCTTTGATAGGCGGCGTGGCGATAGATATTACCGAACGGGTACAGGCGGAGGAAGCGTTACAATTAAGCGAGGAACGCTATCGCCTGTTGGCTGAAAACTCGCTCGATATTATTTCAACCAACCTGCCTGACGGTACTTTCCAATATATTTCTCCCGCTTGCCGTCGTATTCTGGGTTACGAACCGGAGGAACTAACGGGACGTTCCATGTTTGATTTATTCCATCCCGATGAATTGTATCCTATTACTGAGATAGTCAAACAAGTAGTGGAAAAGCCCGGTAAAGCAATTGCCATTTTCCGCTACCGCCACAAAAATGGACATTACGTTTGGCTCGAATCCACTTCACAGGTAATTATCGACCCGGCAAGCGGCAGATCGCTTTATACGGTTAATGTGGGACGTGATGTGACGGAGCGGGTAGAGGCGGAGGAAGCCTTGCGCCAAAGCGAGGGGCGGTATCGCTTGCTAGCACGGAATTTGCCCAATAGTGCGGTGCTGGTCTTTGATCGGGATATGCGTTATCTGGTGGCGGAAGGCGGCGCACTCGCGCCCAACCGCTTTACTAACCAAGTAATCGAAGGCAAGACCATTCATGAAGTGTTGCCACCCGAAGCGGTTGCCCGACTTTTGCCCCATTACCAAGCTGCCCTTGCCGGAATTGAAAGCACCTTCGAGGATTATTATAACGAGCAGGTGTTTTTGGTCAGGGCAGTACCTATCAAGGATGAGCAGGGTAAAATAATCAATGGCATGGTTTTAAGCCAAGATATTACCGAACTCAAGCACGCTGAGCAATCTCTAGCGGCTGAAAAAGAGCGTCTGTCCGTAACTCTACGTTCTATCGGAGATGCTGTAATCACCACCGACTTAGAAGGACGTATTACGCTTATCAATCGGATAGCGGAAGAATTGACCGGTTGGAACCACGCGGAGGCAATAGGACAATCGCTTGATAAGGTATTTTGCCTTTTGGACGAAGAAACTCGCCAGCGTCGTCCAAGCCCACTGCGCGAAACCCTTAATACCGGGCATGTAATATTGATGCAAAATAACACTTTGTTGATAGCTCGTGATGGGGTGGAGCGCATTATTATGGATAGTTGTGCTCCCATTCGAGATCGCCAGAGCAATATTATTGGGGTGGTGCTAGTCTTCCGCGATGTCACTTCCCAGTTAAGACTGGAACAGGAAGTACAGAAAGCGGCAAAACTCGAATCACTAGGGGTGTTCGCGGGAGGTTTGGCACACGATTTTAACAACTTGTTGACGGGCATAACTGGGTATCTGGACTTAAGTAAATATTATCTTGAAAATAGCGAATCGCAACAAAATGTAGAACTCAATGATTTTATTGATCAGGCGCAAGCTGCCACTCTACGCGCTCGCGAATTGACAATCCAGCTTTTGACTTTTGCCAAAGGGGGTCGCCCAGTTAAGAAAACCGTCGCACTCGCACAGGTAATTGAAGAAGCCACTCGTTTTATATTGCATGGTACAAATGTAAAAGCGGTTTTTGAACTACCGGAGGATTTGTTCCAGATAGAAGCAGATGTCGGGCAATTAGGTCAGGTTATTCATAATCTGGTTTTGAATGCTGTTCAGGCGATGCCACAGGGAGGCATCATTACCATCTCTGCCCGAAACGTGCAAATAGACGAAGACACGCTGCTAGGTCTGAAGGCGGGTTCGTATGTACAAATCTCCTTCCGGGATGAGGGGGCAGGCATCAACTCTGAAAATCTGTCCAAAATATTCGATCCTTACTTTACTACCAAAAAATCGGGAAATGGGCTGGGTTTGTCAGTTTGCCATTCCATCATCCGGCAACATAGCGGACATATCGAGGTAGAAAGTGTGGTGGGAAAGGGTACGATCTTTACCATTTATCTGCCTGCCTCTATACAACAACCAGAAACATCGGGGAGTTTTGCCAAGCCCGTAATGAGCTATACTCGTTCAACTACGCCCATGAGAATATTAATCATGGATGATGAAGAACTTTTGAGAAATATGGCAAGGCGCATATTGTTGCGGTTGGGGCATACGGTTGGGGTAGCCGAAGATGGGGAAGAAGCCTATCGGCTTTATCGCGCTGCGCTCGAAGCGGGTCAGCCCTTTGATGTGGTACTGCTCGACTTGACAATTCCGGGGGGGATGGGCGGCAAGGAGACTATGGTAAAGCTGTTAGAGCTAGACCCGCATGTCACGGCGGTAGTTTGTAGCGGTTACTCCAATGACCCTATAATGTCTGATTATAAGCAATATGGTTTCAAGGAAGTACTACCCAAACCCTATCATATGGAAGACTTAAATAAACTTCTGGACAAACTGGCGGAGGAAACCCATCATACTGATTCTGACAATGCAAACTGA
- a CDS encoding class I SAM-dependent methyltransferase, producing the protein MTNFNTDNLPGVHISPNIQRDPDGYELENRAADPDQLVEAAMASISFWDGKIVLDLGAGTGYHIERFHRNASHVIAIEPHGPSRLRAMKRIADMQLERVSIMTGSAERLFLPDKSVDMVHARFAYFFAPGCALGLVELERVIKPGGSAFIIDNDLTYGTFASWLRRSIYYEGITAEVVEKFWSEHGFSLIRIPSRWQFTTRADLEVVVRNNFPPTLAEQIISEHTGLEVDYYYDLFYRHY; encoded by the coding sequence ATGACGAACTTTAATACGGATAATTTACCCGGAGTTCATATCTCGCCTAATATTCAACGCGATCCAGATGGGTATGAATTGGAGAATCGGGCGGCTGACCCTGACCAGCTTGTCGAAGCAGCAATGGCTTCGATCTCTTTTTGGGATGGTAAAATAGTTTTGGATTTAGGGGCGGGCACCGGCTATCATATAGAGCGTTTTCACCGCAATGCTTCGCATGTGATTGCGATAGAACCGCACGGACCTTCCCGCTTACGCGCGATGAAGCGCATTGCAGACATGCAACTTGAGCGAGTCTCGATTATGACCGGTTCGGCTGAGCGGCTATTCCTGCCCGATAAGAGCGTGGATATGGTACATGCTCGCTTCGCGTATTTCTTCGCACCCGGTTGTGCGCTAGGTTTGGTCGAACTGGAACGAGTGATAAAACCGGGTGGCAGCGCCTTCATTATTGATAATGACCTTACATACGGTACTTTTGCAAGTTGGCTAAGGCGCAGCATTTATTACGAAGGGATAACCGCCGAAGTGGTGGAAAAATTTTGGAGCGAACACGGCTTTTCCTTGATCCGTATCCCTAGTAGATGGCAGTTTACCACCCGCGCCGATTTAGAAGTAGTAGTGCGAAACAACTTCCCGCCCACTCTTGCCGAGCAAATTATTTCCGAACATACCGGATTGGAAGTAGATTACTATTATGATCTCTTCTATCGACACTATTAG
- a CDS encoding WD40 repeat domain-containing protein: MNRWRSILLMVFFSIILTLVLAACGDPTATPIPPTPTPTATPIPPTPTPTATPIPPTPTPTATPIPPTPTPIPPTPTPAAGTFLAKAAPMCEAAPAYKTVENGNVEGRTLILVKEEYNQKGWVISPYQTQFISAKSSPTEDMTVVCIRQTRSQTGTYRPTGTPSPSDKTTPAYQLSWNIRLVRWSDGKVLDVRNATGIEPPVITNLATSDGGYGTPPLVDLQIMLYRLPVGQERQHLDSFFADKAIAYSPDGKLVAYGGYSNSIKVWNVAGGYTALNLTVGDLGVDTLAFSADGKFLVGSGIDNIVRVWELAGGKEKFSLRGHNQGVRTVAWSPDGKTLASGSMEGKIIVWDAETGQPLHTLTQNYSMVTGLAYSPDGKLIASATYSGSVSLWDLETEKQILQMEKTLSQPGMVAFSPDGKLLASGSKSGTVMIWDTATGKVLSQLEGHLDQVNSVAFSPDGKRLASGSADRTIRIWDIATNNQVYILRGDTKEILSVAFSSDNKNLASANMNGVSLWSVPAN; encoded by the coding sequence ATGAATCGCTGGCGATCGATTTTGCTAATGGTATTTTTTTCGATAATCTTGACTTTAGTGTTGGCTGCTTGTGGTGATCCGACTGCTACGCCGATACCACCCACTCCTACCCCGACTGCTACGCCAATACCACCTACTCCTACCCCGACCGCCACGCCGATACCACCCACCCCTACCCCGACCGCTACGCCAATACCACCCACCCCTACCCCGATACCACCTACCCCTACCCCTGCGGCTGGAACATTTTTAGCTAAAGCCGCTCCAATGTGTGAGGCTGCTCCTGCCTACAAAACTGTGGAAAACGGCAATGTTGAAGGGCGTACACTGATTCTGGTAAAAGAGGAATATAACCAGAAAGGTTGGGTTATTTCACCCTATCAAACCCAATTTATCTCTGCCAAGTCCTCACCAACCGAAGATATGACGGTAGTTTGTATCCGGCAAACTAGATCGCAAACAGGTACGTACCGTCCCACTGGTACACCTTCTCCTTCCGATAAGACCACACCCGCTTATCAATTGAGTTGGAATATTCGGCTGGTGCGGTGGTCTGATGGAAAGGTACTGGATGTCAGAAACGCTACCGGTATTGAGCCTCCGGTTATAACGAATTTAGCTACTTCAGACGGTGGTTACGGCACTCCTCCTTTAGTGGATCTTCAGATAATGTTGTATCGCCTCCCGGTTGGTCAGGAAAGGCAGCATTTGGATAGCTTTTTTGCGGATAAAGCGATTGCCTATTCTCCTGATGGCAAATTAGTTGCATATGGAGGGTATTCTAATTCCATCAAGGTTTGGAATGTGGCGGGAGGGTACACCGCTTTAAATTTAACTGTTGGCGATCTTGGTGTGGATACACTGGCTTTCTCTGCTGACGGCAAATTCTTGGTCGGGAGTGGAATAGATAATATCGTCAGAGTTTGGGAACTGGCAGGAGGCAAAGAAAAGTTTAGCCTGAGAGGGCATAACCAAGGGGTCAGAACTGTTGCGTGGTCGCCTGATGGAAAGACCTTAGCGTCAGGTTCAATGGAAGGGAAAATTATTGTTTGGGATGCGGAGACAGGACAGCCTTTGCATACCCTGACTCAAAATTACAGCATGGTGACTGGACTTGCCTATTCTCCGGATGGGAAATTAATAGCCTCCGCTACATATTCGGGTAGTGTTTCTCTATGGGATTTGGAAACTGAAAAGCAAATCCTGCAAATGGAGAAAACGCTTTCGCAACCGGGTATGGTTGCCTTTTCGCCGGATGGCAAATTGCTGGCTTCTGGCAGCAAGTCTGGTACAGTTATGATATGGGACACGGCTACAGGCAAAGTATTATCCCAACTGGAAGGGCATCTGGATCAGGTTAATAGCGTAGCTTTTTCGCCGGATGGTAAGCGGTTGGCTTCCGGTAGCGCCGATAGAACTATAAGAATCTGGGATATTGCTACCAACAATCAGGTATATATCTTGAGGGGTGATACAAAGGAAATATTATCTGTGGCTTTTTCATCGGACAATAAAAACTTGGCAAGCGCCAATATGAACGGTGTGAGTTTGTGGAGTGTTCCGGCTAATTAA
- a CDS encoding DUF4870 domain-containing protein has product MSQFPPGPPPQQPPNGQPPYGQPPQYGQPPQYGQPPQYGQPPQYGQPPQYGQPQQPYAPPPQQPYAPPPQYGQQPPQQYGQPPYGGGQGYYAPPGGQPNINEPYNSGLQPNIACLLAYLFSLVGGIVILAIEKQNRFVRFNAMQAFIMGASLFAWNIASAILGFIPVIGTIISIAGIFVALGYFGLVIYMIVQSMSGKYVKLPIIGDLAEKNYPTFLKQ; this is encoded by the coding sequence ATGTCTCAGTTTCCGCCAGGTCCTCCTCCTCAGCAACCGCCTAATGGGCAACCACCTTACGGACAACCGCCCCAGTATGGGCAGCCTCCGCAGTATGGTCAGCCACCACAGTACGGACAGCCTCCGCAATATGGTCAACCGCCTCAGTATGGACAACCGCAGCAGCCATACGCGCCGCCGCCGCAACAACCCTATGCGCCGCCGCCCCAGTACGGTCAGCAACCTCCGCAGCAATATGGGCAGCCACCGTATGGTGGTGGGCAGGGTTACTATGCGCCTCCGGGCGGGCAACCCAACATCAACGAGCCTTATAATAGCGGCTTGCAGCCCAACATTGCCTGTTTGTTGGCGTACCTCTTCTCTTTGGTTGGTGGCATCGTGATCCTCGCGATTGAGAAGCAGAACCGCTTCGTGCGCTTCAACGCGATGCAGGCTTTTATTATGGGTGCCTCGCTTTTTGCTTGGAACATTGCCAGTGCTATACTGGGCTTTATCCCAGTTATTGGGACGATTATTTCTATCGCCGGTATTTTCGTGGCATTAGGCTACTTCGGATTGGTAATCTATATGATTGTCCAGTCGATGTCCGGCAAATATGTCAAATTACCGATTATCGGTGACCTTGCTGAGAAGAATTATCCCACCTTCTTGAAGCAATAA